In the Podospora bellae-mahoneyi strain CBS 112042 chromosome 4, whole genome shotgun sequence genome, one interval contains:
- a CDS encoding hypothetical protein (antiSMASH:Cluster_7; COG:S; EggNog:ENOG503PSDN) — protein MRFGLSTAYALALVTGASAAPSTVTARQNSPFNTAAITDFAEPWALAFLPDNRILVTEKRGQLRLVDPNTKAKGTITGVPSVRYGGQGGFGDVALHPRFSENNLIYISYAEAGTGGSGAAVARARLVLNTSGGGALQNVEVIWRQSQKVNGDGHFAHRILFDSNSTLWISSGERQQFDPAQSMTSNLGKIIRLNDDGTVAAGNPFTGTVGSQVWALGVRNPLGIDFDEQGRLWEVEMGPMGGDELNLIEKGGNYGWPIVSQGNHYDGRPIPNHNTRPEFIAPKAFWNPVISPSSVIIYKGDLFRNWRGNAIISALGAQGLVRVEITGNTAREAQRISLGRRIRCVRQGSDGALWVLEDGAGGRLLKLTPR, from the coding sequence ATGAGATTCGGACTTTCTACCGCCTACGCCCTGGCGTTGGTAACCGGTGCTTCGGCAGCACCATCGACCGTGACAGCTCGTCAGAACTCCCCATTCAACACGGCAGCGATCACCGACTTTGCCGAACCATGGGCTCTTGCTTTCCTGCCCGATAACCGCATCCTCGTGACCGAGAAGAGGGGCCAGCTGCGTCTTGTTGATCCAaacaccaaggccaagggcaCCATCACCGGTGTGCCTTCAGTCCGCTACGGAGGCCAGGGTGGGTTCGGAGACGTCGCCCTGCACCCCCGCTTCTCTGAGAACAACCTGATATACATCAGCTATGCCGAAGCCGGCACCGGAGGGTCTGGCGCAGCGGTTGCGCGGGCCAGGCTGGTGCTCAACaccagcggcggcggcgctcTGCAAAACGTCGAGGTCATCTGGCGCCAGTCGCAAAAGGTCAACGGCGACGGTCACTTCGCCCACCGCATCCTCTTCGACTCCAACTCTACCCTCTGGATCTCATCCGGCGAGAGGCAGCAGTTTGACCCTGCTCAGTCCATGACTTCCAACCTCGGCAAGATCATCCGCTTGAACGACGACGGAACGGTCGCGGCCGGCAACCCGTTCACTGGCACAGTCGGTAGCCAAGTCTGGGCACTGGGTGTCCGCAACCCCCTGGGCATCGACTTCGACGAGCAGGGCCGTctttgggaggttgagatgggaCCGATGGGCGGTGATGAGCTCAACCTGATTGAGAAAGGCGGCAACTATGGGTGGCCGATTGTGTCCCAGGGCAACCACTACGACGGCCGGCCTATCCCGAACCACAATACACGCCCCGAGTTCATTGCGCCCAAAGCCTTCTGGAACCCCGtcatctccccatccagcGTGATTATCTACAAGGGTGACCTGTTCCGCAACTGGAGGGGCAATGCCATCATCAGTGCCCTCGGAGCTCAGGGCTTGGTGCGCGTGGAGATTACCGGCAACACGGCGCGGGAGGCTCAGCGCATCTCACTCGGACGACGCATTCGCTGTGTCCGACAGGGGTCTGATGGCGCATTGTgggtgctggaggatggTGCCGGTGGAAGACTTCTCAAGCTCACTCCCCGTTGA
- a CDS encoding putative NRPS-like protein biosynthetic cluster (antiSMASH:Cluster_7; SMCOG1002:AMP-dependent synthetase and ligase; EggNog:ENOG503NTWI; COG:Q), translating into MLSPTVLVDRLAVDKPNDVWAKIPVTSFQGEAGWEDITFSLLKNAVDATSDFIVRKFGPGETEEVLAYMGINDIRYPFVILGALKAGYTTLSPSPRNSKEGTSALLKTTKCSKFLCSGEFFSHMAKLSTSMPSLQMLQIPTVDELLMPFTPASTTPKGRASYSDHETLIILHTSGTTGLPKPIHIKAGVFSTFETITSIPTPPGRTSTHCSLLLTRLVLSVTPFFHIFGINFLLRALHYQKPIVLLPADKPPTAELILECIVKTKPSALASAPSMIEDICRLPTGLSVLSTLDFVFYGGAPLAEACGNQISEVTSLYNGIGSTEAFFMPTLLLKDPKDWQYFEWNLEAGMVMEPTDENPNLAEAVIKRRPDGKYQFAFWNFPELQEWRTHDLFEEHPTKKGLWKFVGRLDDIIVLSNGEKVNPVAFEKIVDGHPWVQGALMLGAGHFQAGILIEPSKDHQGDDKEEFIDKIWPLIEEANAEYPAYARVWRSTIMLTKPEKPFKRASKGSMMRQATCKLYETEIEQLYKTQEMAVEESDAAGQSNDDVQELVRNTVRSVLGSRAARLTDDANIFQLGADSLQALQLSRILTSSRLKCNAKTVYDNPTVVQLAKAVSASKKDQSPENAVSREERMSAMIYRHSRFPKLASPPSPPKSPPATFNVLLIGSTGSLGSYILKELLDTPDISQIFCLNRSVNARERQQKSFDDRGLGSISPSRVQYFTGETSAPNFGLEFPHDFASLQHQTDMVIINAWPVNFNSPLEAFEPVIAGTKQCADFSSGSPRKPHIVFISSVASILNWAAVRHIPEDGSEIIIGEDWDPDNSLPAKQGYGESKHVAASILSNALHAGHINSVAVLRVGQLAGAAEKSGVWNRQEWFPSLLKTSTATLHLPSSLPSAIDWVPADLAARAVVDLSLSSYHRSTTTVQTFNLVNPHTVSWSFLVPGIQEFYSPTRNIRIIPYTDWVDELKRISPTATDEQIEQMPALKLLDFFEGLNKARAASTGGEEGKQVEVRFATGHAVAKSKAMAGMGAINGRMMRKWMEEWGF; encoded by the exons ATGTTGTCCCCTACCGTCCTTGTCGACCGTCTGGCCGTAGACAAACCGAACGACGTGTGGGCCAAAATCCCCGTGACTTCATTCCAAGGAGAAGCCGGCTGGGAGGACATCACCttttccctcctcaaaaatGCCGTCGACGCGACGTCTGATTTCATCGTCCGGAAATTTGGGCCGGGAGAGACTGAGGAGGTGCTTGCTTACATGGGTATCAATGATATCCGGTACCCCTTTGTCATTCTCGGCGCCCTCAAGGCAGGCTACACGACCCTTTCACCGTCGCCCCGTAACTCAAAAGAGGGGACCTCGGCGCTCCTCAAGACAACAAAATGCTCAAAGTTTCTTTGCTCGGGGGAATTCTTTTCTCATATGGCCAAGCTGTCGACATCCATGCCGAGCCTCCAAATGCTCCAGATCCCAACCGTCGATGAACTTCTCATGCCGTTTACCCCCGCTTCGACAACTCCAAAGGGACGGGCCAGCTACTCAGACCATGAGACTCTCATAATCCTCCACACAAGCGGCACAACTGGCCTCCCCAAGCCCATCCACATCAAGGCCGGCGTCTTTTCCACCTTTGAGACGATCACATCGATCCCCACCCCGCCAGGCCGCACCAGCACCCACTgttctctcctcctcacccgcctcGTCTTATCCGTCACTCCCTTTTTCCACATCTTTGGCATaaacttcctcctccgtgcCCTCCACTACCAAAAgcccatcgtcctcctcccagccGACAAGCCACCCACAGCGGAGCTCATCCTGGAATGTATCGTCAAGACCAAGCCCAGCGCCCTTGCCTCGGCCCCTTCTATGATAGAGGACATCTGCCGCCTCCCGACTGGCCTCTCCGTCCTCTCCACTCTGGACTTTGTCTTTTACGGTGGCGCCCCTCTGGCCGAAGCGTGCGGGAACCAAATCTCAGAGGTGACTTCCCTCTACAACGGCATCGGATCCACCGAGGCCTTCTTCATGCCTACGCTCCTGCTCAAAGACCCCAAAGACTGGCAGTATTTCGAGTGGAACCTAGAGGCTGGCATGGTGATGGAGCCGACGGACGAGAACCCCAACTTGGCAGAGGCAGTGATCAAGCGGCGTCCAGATGGCAAGTACCAGTTTGCCTTTTGGAACTTTCCGGAATTGCAAGAATGGCGGACTCATGACCTGTTTGAGGAGCATCCCACCAAGAAAGGGCTGTGGAAGTTCGTCGGGAGGCTGGATGATATCATTGTCTTGAGTAACGGAGAAAAGGTCAACCCGGTGGCGTTTGAGAAGATTGTTGATGGCCATCCGTGGGTTCAGGGGGCTTTGATGCTTGGTGCGGGACATTTCCAAGCTGGGATACTGATTGAGCCATCAAAGGATCATCAGGGTGATGACAAGGAAGAGTTTATCGACAAGATCTGGCCGTTGATCGAGGAGGCCAACGCCGAGTATCCTGCGTATGCGAGAGTGTGGAGGTCAACAATTATGTTGACCAAGCCAGAGAAGCCGTTCAAACGAGCTTCCAAAGGCTCCATGATGAGACAGGCGACGTGTAAGCTGTACGAAACTGAGATCGAGCAGCTTTACAAGACGCAGGAAATGGCTGTCGAGGAATCTGATGCAGCAGGCCAAAGCAATGATGATGTTCAAGAACTTGTTCGGAATACCGTCCGCTCTGTCCTCGGAAGTCGGGCGGCAAGGCTGACTGATGATGCCAATATTTTCCAACTGGGCGCAGACTCGTTGCAGGCATTGCAGCTTAGCCGTATCTTGACTTCGTCTCGCCTTAAATGCAACGCCAAAACAGTCTATGACAATCCGACTGTCGTCCAGTTAGCAAAGGCAGTAAGTGCTTCTAAAAAAGACCAAAGCCCTGAGAATGCGGTCTCCCGCGAAGAGCGCATGTCAGCCATGATCTACCGCCACTCGCGCTTCCCGAAGTTggcatcacccccctcacctcccaagtCACCGCCCGCAACCTTCaacgtcctcctcatcggctcGACCGGATCGTTGGGAAGTTACATTCTCAAAGAGCTCCTAGACACACCGGACATATCTCAGATCTTCTGCCTCAATCGCTCTGTGAACGCCCGAGAGCGACAACAAAAGTCCTTTGACGATCGTGGCCTTGGTtccatctccccatcccgaGTCCAGTACTTCACAGGTGAAACCTCGGCGCCCAACTTTGGCCTCGAGTTCCCTCATGACTTCGCCTCTCTCCAGCACCAAACCGACATGGTCATTATCAATGCCTGGCCCGTCAACTTCAACAGCCCACTCGAGGCTTTTGAGCCCGTCATCGCCGGCACAAAGCAGTGCGCCGACTTTTCTTCAGGCTCCCCTCGTAAACCTCACATCGTgttcatctcctccgtcgCAAGCATTCTCAACTGGGCTGCCGTTCGCCACATCCCCGAAGACGGCAGCGAGATCATCATCGGCGAAGACTGGGACCCGGACAACAGCCTCCCGGCCAAACAGGGATATGGCGAGTCAAAACACGTCGCGGCATCCATCTTATCCAACGCCCTCCACGCAGGCCACATCAACTCGGTCGCCGTCCTCCGAGTCGGCCAGCTCGCCGGAGCAGCCGAAAAGTCCGGTGTCTGGAACCGACAAG AATggttcccctccctcctcaaaacctccaccgcaaccctccacctcccctcctccctcccctccgccatcgACTGGGTCCCCGCCGACCTCGCCGCCCGCGCCGTCGtcgacctctccctctcctcctatcaccgctccaccaccaccgtccaaaccttcaacctcgtcaaCCCCCACACAGTCTCCTGGTCCTTCCTCGTCCCCGGAATCCAAGAGTTCTACTCCCCCACCCGCAACATCAGAATAATCCCCTACACCGACTGGGTCGACGAGCTGAAGCGCATTAGTCCCACAGCCACCGATGAGCAGATCGAGCAGATGCCCGCGTTGAAACTCCTCGACTTCTTCGAGGGACTAAACAAGGCACGTGCTGCCAGCAcaggcggagaggagggcaagcAGGTCGAGGTGAGGTTCGCGACGGGACACGCCGTGGCGAAGAGCAAGGCGATGGCGGGGATGGGTGCGATCAACGgtcggatgatgaggaagtgGATGGAAGAATGGGGATTTTAA
- a CDS encoding hypothetical protein (COG:C; EggNog:ENOG503NXMG; CAZy:AA7; antiSMASH:Cluster_7; SMCOG1138:FAD linked oxidase domain protein), which produces MPLCCRLCFGWDSSGGGGTTPIKAGIVGSVSSSLPNSFTHNPLSGLNMVTVNLRATTVAAVLTVLADQTTATCPSRFSWENNVLTKAAINSTNNAELFDFGSVEGTPASSKIIGGIPRPRCKTFPGDPLWPSNSVWNLLNLTLGGALIKTVPLAAPCYSDWPQYDAAQCEYVKTNWNRPQLHVEDPTSAMFPLCQGQTCMPLDHPGQIYDNCTLGGYASYSVAVTKVSQIQLALNFARATNIRLVVKNTGHDFADKSMGAGSLSVWTHKLKEIQYIPDYTCNGHSGPALKLGSGVETEEVYQAAEAHNVTVVGGECRTVGMAGGYIAGGGHSPMSSLVGMGADQVLSLDVVLPNGRFVTASQSSYPDLFWALRGGGGSTYGVVTSVTVKAYPQIPVSTLGFVFGTSPNVTADTFWAGVEAYTTYFDTFTAVGAYGYWLIVNIGPGQFFFSMNPLWGGNMTLAQFQPLIQPFLDDLANLGISIDPVWNEYPSLYQAHSGTFPPENVGGADNRAASRLFPKDNFINPTKRNETMAAVRYAVEAGGILIGYNIRAAPNSAVNQTNSVNPAWRETTGFFILAAAWPADASPAVIQAQSNILTNDWMARWRQVSPGAGSYLSEGDINEPDWQQSFYGSHYPRLLQLKKKYDPTGLFYAHTAVGSEDWEVEGQLPGLPTQNGRLCKKP; this is translated from the coding sequence ATGCCATTGTGCTGTAGGTTGTGCTTTGGCTGGGATTCTTCGGGCGGAGGGGGGACAACTCCTATAAAGGCCGGCATCGTTGGTTCGGTGAGTTCATCCCTCCCTAATAGCTTCACTCATAATCCTCTCAGCGGCCTCAACATGGTCACAGTCAACCTCCGGGCGACAACTGTCGCAGCTGTACTAACTGTTCTAGCTGACCAAACGACGGCAACATGCCCCTCCCGTTTCTCCTGGGAGAACAATGTCTTGACCAAAGCggccatcaacagcaccaacaacgcAGAGCTCTTTGACTTTGGTTCCGTCGAGGGCACGCCGGCGAGCTCCAAAATCATCGGTGGCATCCCAAGACCGAGATGCAAAACCTTCCCCGGAGATCCCCTCTGGCCATCCAACTCGGTATggaacctcctcaacctgaCGCTCGGGGGCGCGCTCATCAAGACAGTTCCCCTCGCCGCTCCATGCTACAGCGACTGGCCTCAGTACGACGCCGCTCAGTGTGAATACGTCAAAACAAACTGGAACAGACCACAACTCCATGTCGAGGACCCAACTTCGGCCATGTTCCCGCTCTGCCAAGGGCAAACCTGTATGCCCTTGGATCACCCCGGCCAGATCTACGACAACTGCACCTTGGGAGGGTATGCTTCCTATTCCGTCGCCGTTACCAAGGTATCCCAGATTCAGCTGGCACTCAACTTTGCTCGCGCAACCAACATCcggctggtggtgaagaacACGGGTCATGATTTCGCCGACAAGTCTATGGGTGCTGGTTCGCTGTCTGTCTGGACTCACAAGCTCAAAGAAATCCAGTACATTCCGGATTACACCTGCAACGGACACTCGGGGCCAGCTCTCAAGCTCGGTTCCGGGGTAGAGACAGAAGAAGTCTACCAAGCTGCCGAGGCACACAACGTCACCGTCGTTGGCGGTGAGTGCAGAACTGTGGGCATGGCGGGCGGGTATATCGCCGGAGGTGGCCACTCCCCCATGTCTTCGCTTGTGGGCATGGGTGCCGACCAAGTTCTCTCGCTCGACGTCGTACTTCCCAACGGTCGTTTCGTCACCGCCAGCCAAAGCTCGTACCCCGATCTGTTCTGGGCTCtccgaggaggcggtggcaGCACCTATGGCGTGGTCACCTCGGTGACTGTCAAGGCCTACCCTCAGATCCCCGTTTCAACTCTCGGCTTCGTCTTTGGCACCTCCCCCAATGTCACAGCGGACACTTTCTGGGCTGGTGTGGAAGCATACACAACCTATTTCGACACCTTCACTGCGGTCGGCGCCTACGGGTACTGGCTCATTGTGAATATTGGCCCGGGCCAGTTCTTCTTCAGCATGAACCCCCTGTGGGGAGGCAACATGACGCTCGCTCAATTCCAACCTCTTATCCAGCCCTTCTTGGACGACCTCGCCAATCTCGGCATTTCTATTGATCCTGTCTGGAACGAATACCCCAGCTTATACCAAGCACACTCTGGCACTTTCCCCCCAGAGAACGTGGGAGGGGCTGACAACCGCGCCGCATCTCGGCTCTTCCCAAAAGACAACTtcatcaacccaaccaaGAGGAACGAAACGATGGCTGCTGTGCGGTATGCCGTCGAGGCAGGCGGTATCTTGATTGGCTACAACATCCGTGCTGCCCCCAACTCAGCCGTGAACCAGACCAACAGTGTCAACCCCGCCTGGAGAGAGACAACCGGCTTCTTCATTCTCGCAGCTGCCTGGCCTGCCGATGCCAGTCCTGCCGTCATCCAAGCGCAGAGCAACATTTTAACGAATGACTGGATGGCGAGGTGGAGACAGGTGAGTCCAGGGGCGGGAAGCTACCTGTCCGAGGGTGATATCAATGAGCCGGACTGGCAACAGTCTTTCTATGGCTCGCACTATCCGAGACTGCtccagctgaagaagaagtaTGATCCGACCGGCTTGTTCTACGCGCATACAGCTGTCGGAAGCGAGGACTGGGAGGTAGAAGGACAGCTGCCGGGGCTGCCGACTCAGAACGGGCGCTTGTGCAAAAAGCCTTGA
- a CDS encoding hypothetical protein (COG:U; COG:Y; antiSMASH:Cluster_7; EggNog:ENOG503NVCC), whose protein sequence is MDKQTLVGLLVDSQVPDTQRVKAVTAELQQNYFKDPQSLLLLIEIVATHEDPNVRHLASVQAARLAVKHWEKVAAEQKGQVREALVQAVMREQLARARHAESRLVAAIAALDLEDGQWPDLVPSLLNLGANADVTQREIGSFIIMSVLEENPVAFADDMMKLLELFSHTLRDSASAEVRINSMMSVGAMLMLFEPLEDEESVAKLQTLIPAMVDVLKDAVTAQDDEKITNAFEVFQQFLAYESALLGNYLRDLVQFMIDLAANKQADDDVRSQAISFLVQTVRYRRMKIQGMKGMGEQLTQKSLLILTEIDDDEDEDEMSPARSALSLLDALSSDLPPRQVIVPLLDALPQMTSHAEPGFRKAGVLALGNVVEGSPDFVASQIESIMPSVIALLNDNDVGVRHTALIGLAHLADEIAEELIPFNEAIMTGLVKNLQAATAETQDQSLAKKNIEIIRSVCGALDAMSDALESDFMKQYSGELIGLIGGLINHDNHKVKIAASGALGAIAESLGSDFKPSFETIVRALAPYLQIKSSEDDLAVRSGVLDAMARMAVSVGAEAFQPYVVDIMQSSHEGLHLDNTRLRESSFILWSSLAKVYGKEFAPFLPDVFQALFNSLQLEEEEMVLKLSEEEKGIVGTDDDIIAAGKKIKIKDLEDEESFMEEDDDDDEWDEIGVSLEALEKEVALEILGDLLTHACGPAEIAQYLEKSIEMVAPLAEHSYEGCRKCAISTLWRAYARVWQLMEQETGSSWEPGLPLKQAPTQTIVKLGEIVTKATSAIWQQEADRSVVTDINRNVAATLKTCGPAIIADNVFLTETITAVGAIITRSHPCQQDLGDDDEEQEVLGSSEYDWLVIDTALDVVIGLAIALGPDFNELWKIFEKPILKFAGSEAENIERSTGVGVIAECAANMGETVTPYTEKLLKLLLKRLSDTDQETKSNAAYAVGQLIFSSTASNIYLPHYQTILQKLEPMLQIPEARIKDNAAGCLCRMIMAHADQVPLPHVLPALVGLLPLKEDFEENTPVYQCISKLFELNEPTIQGLAPQLIPVFEAVLSPPADQLDDETREIVRHMVQGLFKLNQGLFNNHPTVLQLAGLA, encoded by the exons ATGGACAAGCAAACGTTGGTGGGCCTCCTCGTGGACTCGCAAGTCC CCGATACCCAGAGAGTCAAGGCCGTCACGGCTGAGCTCCAACAAAACTACTTCAAAGACCCCCAgtcgctcctcctcctgatcGAGATTGTTGCGACACACGAGGACCCCAATGTTCGGCATCTCGCCTCGGTCCAGGCTGCCCGCCTGGCCGTCAAGCACTGGGAAAAGGTCGCCGCAGAACAGAAGGGCCAGGTCCGCGAGGCTCTCGTCCAGGCTGTCATGAGAGAGCAGCTCGCCAGAGCCCGCCATGCTGAGTCGCGTCTCGTCGCCGCCATCGCTGCCCTTGATCTGGAGGATGGCCAGTGGCCCGACCTGGTGCCTTCGCTGCTCAACTTGGGCGCCAATGCCGATGTCACACAGCGCGAGATTGgctccttcatcatcatgagTGTTCTCGAGGAGAACCCAGTCGCGTTTGCCGACGACATGATGAAGTTGCTCGAGCTTTTCAGCCATACCCTTCGTGACTCGGCCAGCGCAGAGGTTCGCATCAACAGCATGATGTCGGTTGGCGCCATGCTCATGCTCTTCGAGCctctcgaggatgaggagagcgTCGCCAAGCTCCAGACCCTCATTCCCGCCATGGTGGATGTGCTCAAGGATGCTGTCACGGCCCAGGACGATGAGAAGATAACCAACGCCTTCGAGGTCTTCCAGCAATTCCTGGCTTATGAGTCCGCGTTACTTGGCAATTATCTCAGGGACCTGGTCCAGTTCATGATCGATCTCGCGGCCAACAAGCAGGCGGACGATGACGTTCGCTCCCAGGCCATCTCCTTCCTGGTTCAGACTGTTCGCTACCGCCGCATGAAGATCCAAGGCATGAAGGGCATGGGCGAGCAGCTCACACAAAAGAGCTTGTTGATCCTCACCGAGattgacgatgacgaggatgaggacgagatGTCCCCTGCCCGCTCTGCTCTCTCCTTGTTGGACGCACTGTCGAGtgatctccctcctcgccaggtCATTGTCCCTCTGCTTGATGCGCTTCCACAGATGACCAGCCACGCCGAGCCAGGGTTCAGAAAGGCCGGTGTCCTTGCCCTCGGCAACGTGGTCGAGGGTTCCCCGGATTTCGTCGCCTCCCAGATCGAGTCCATCATGCCATCTGTCATCGCCCTCCTGAACGATAACGATGTCGGTGTTCGTCATACGGCCTTGATTGGCCTTGCCCACCTTGCCGACGAGATCGCTGAGGAGCTTATTCCCTTCAACGAGGCTATCATGACCGGTCTAGTCAAGAACCTTCAGGCTGCCACTGCCGAGACTCAGGACCAGTCTCTTGCCAAGAAGAATATTGAGATCATCCGCTCAGTTTGCGGTGCTCTTGACGCCATGTCTGACGCCCTCGAATCCGACTTCATGAAGCAATACTCTGGTGAGCTTATTGGCCTCATCGGCGGTCTTATCAACCACGACAATCACAAGGTCAAGATTGCTGCCTCTGGCGCCCTGGGTGCCATTGCCGAGTCTCTGGGCTCCGACTTCAAGCCTTCTTTCGAGACGATTGTCCGTGCTCTTGCCCCTTACCTCCAGATCAAGAGCTCCGAGGATGACTTGGCTGTGCGCAGTGGTGTCTTGGATGCCATGGCTCGCATGGCGGTATCCGTCGGTGCCGAGGCTTTCCAACCATATGTGGTGGACATTATGCAGTCAAGCCACGAGGGACTCCACCTCGATAACACCCGCCTCAGGGAGTCCAGCTTCATTCTCTGGAGCAGCTTGGCCAAGGTCTACGGAAAGGAGTTTGCGCCCTTCTTGCCTGACGTTTTCCAGGCCCTTTTCAACAGCCTccagttggaggaggaggaaatggTCCTCAAGCTGagtgaggaagagaagggaatTGTCGGCACCGATGACGACATCATCGCCGCTGGTaagaagatcaagatcaaggatctcgaggatgaggagagcttcatggaggaagacgatgatgacgatgagtGGGACGAGATTGGTGTTTCTCTCGAGGCGCTGGAGAAGGAAGTTGCTCTTGAGATCCTCGGTGACCTGCTCACCCACGCTTGCGGCCCTGCCGAGATTGCCCAGTACCTCGAGAAGTCGATCGAGATGGTCGCCCCTCTCGCTGAGCACTCGTACGAGGGCTGCCGCAAGTGCGCTATTTCCACCTTGTGGCGTGCGTATGCGCGTGTCTGGCAGCTCATGGAGCAGGAGACTGGCAGCAGCTGGGAGCCCGGTCTTCCCCTCAAGCAGGCCCCCACCCAAACCATTGTTAAGCTTGGCGAGATTGTCACCAAGGCCACCAGCGCCATCTGGCAGCAAGAAGCAGACCG GTCTGTTGTTACCGACATCAACCGTAATGTTGCGGCCACTCTCAAGACATGTGGACCGGCTATTATTGCCGACAACGTCTTCCTGACCGAGACCATCACTGCCGTTggtgccatcatcactcgcTCCCACCCCTGCCAGCAGGATCttggcgatgacgacgaggagcaggaggtgCTGGGTTCATCCGAGTATGACTGGCTTGTTATTGACACGGCCCTTGACGTCGTGATTGGCCTTGCTATTGCCCTCGGCCCTGACTTCAACGAGCTCTGGAAGATCTTCGAGAAGCCCATCCTCAAGTTCGCCGGTTCCGAGGCCGAGAACATCGAGAGGTCCACCGGCGTCGGCGTCATTGCTGAGTGCGCTGCCAACATGGGCGAGACTGTTACCCCCTACACCGAGAAGCTTCTGAAGCTGCTTCTCAAACGCTTGTCGGATACGGACCAGGAGACCAAGAGTAATGCTGCGTATGCTGTTGGACAGCTCATCTTCAGTTCCACGGCTTCCAACATCTACCTTCCTCACTACCAGACCATCCTCCAAAAGCTTGAGCCCATGCTCCAGATCCCTGAGGCTCGCATCAAGGATAATGCTGCTGGTTGCCTCTGCCGCATGATCATGGCTCACGCTGACCAggttcctcttcctcacgTCCTCCCTGCTCTTGTCGGTCTCCTGCCGCTGAAGGAGGACTTTGAGGAGAACACGCCTGTCTACCAGTGCATCAGCAAGTTGTTTGAGCTGAACGAGCCTACCATCCAAGGCCTCGCCCCCCAGCTTATTCCCGTGTTTGAGGCTGTCCTCAGCCCTCCCGCGGATCAGCTCGACGACGAGACCCGCGAGATTGTTCGCCACATGGTCCAAGGACTGTTCAAGCTCAACCAGGGACTGTTTAACAACCACCCAACCGTCTTGCAGTTGGCTGGTCTCGCTTGA
- a CDS encoding hypothetical protein (antiSMASH:Cluster_7; EggNog:ENOG503PDKN; COG:S), whose amino-acid sequence MKASVVTLITLLSFSTATPHKRRDGKCGGPPDPIKTCTKTLEALKWTVDDFDFHASYVFTNPAHQNSWGYVNFNVSNDVVPYTASCSASSNQLSDFFYGTVEYACTLAGTGVPAGAKVGFKFSRPAGTLEITETIDCSDKLFSVSGATTLTLSCTDVTTQNPSWTPGQIYSAREIKCAPVDVTIGAGSVTAL is encoded by the exons ATGAAAGCCTCCGTCGTCACCCTTATAACGCTCCTGAGCTTCTCGACCGCCACCCCACACAAACGAAGAGATGGCAAATGCGGGGGGCCTCCAGATCCAATCAAAACGTGCACAAAGACGCTCGAGGCCTTGAAATGGACAGTCGACGACTTCGACTTCCATGCCTCTTacgtcttcaccaacccggCTCACCAGAACTCGTGGGGTTATGTCAACTTTAACGTTTCCAACGATGTCGTGCCCTACACCGCTTCGTGCAGTGCCTCTAGCAACCAGCTGTCCGACTTCTTCTATGGGACCGTCGAGTATGCGTGCACACTGGCGGGAACTGGTGTGCCGGCTGGGGCGAAGGTTGGATTCAAATTCAGCAGACCTGCTGGCACGTTGGAGATCACTGAGACTATCGACTGCAGTGACAA GCTGTTTTCTGTGAGCGGAGCGACCACCTTAACCCTGTCATGCACCGACGTGACAACGCAGAATCCTAGCTGGACGCCTGGACAAATATACAGCGCTCGCGAGATCAAATGCGCGCCAGTTGATGTTACGATCGGAGCGGGGAGTGTGACGGCACTGTAA
- a CDS encoding hypothetical protein (EggNog:ENOG503PYG2; antiSMASH:Cluster_7), whose protein sequence is MKLSLLLLGLLTAIQASPAPAPVPAPVSAIEVRSPTDLSAREKVVSRTINLSSTLVIRDDEPWPVNHRTYTRTHTLAPVIVGTKTGYTQKVTYEARVGGEIRVEVHLTLTLRPSDLSVLVNYQMLLFEGTSTSTKDLDGKIEGSRRVFKNTDGMIKNTVHNTDEGGDRAGLELKVVNAP, encoded by the coding sequence ATGAAGCTCTcactccttctcctcggcctcctcacGGCCATCCAAGCCTCCCCAGCTCCGGCCCCGGTCCCGGCCCCGGTCTCAGCCATCGAAGTCCGCTCGCCCACCGACCTCTCCGCCCGAGAAAAGGTCGTCTCCCgcaccatcaacctctcctccaccctcgtcATCCGCGACGACGAGCCCTGGCCGGTCAACCACAGAACATACACCCGCACCCACACTCTCGCCCCCGTCATCGTCGGCACCAAGACCGGGTACACCCAGAAAGTCACCTACGAGGCCAGAGTTGGCGGCGAGATCCGCGTCGAGGTGCACTTGACCCTCACGCTTCGTCCTTCTGACTTGTCGGTGCTTGTCAACTACCAGATGCTGCTGTTTGAGGggaccagcaccagcaccaaggATCTCGACGGGAAGATTGAGGGCTCGCGTCGGGTTTTCAAGAACACGGATGGGATGATCAAGAATACGGTGCACAACActgatgagggtggtgatcGGGCTGGGTTGGAGCTCAAGGTTGTCAATGCCCCTTGA